A window of the Lactuca sativa cultivar Salinas chromosome 7, Lsat_Salinas_v11, whole genome shotgun sequence genome harbors these coding sequences:
- the LOC111904240 gene encoding amino acid permease 6, whose product MQKEISFSMEKGDAHEQYDDDGRVRRTGTLMSASAHIITAVIGSGVLSLAWCFGQLGWIAGTASLMIFAVITWFTCLLLSDCYRSPDPVNGTRNYNYMQAVKANLGGLQYKFCGVAQYGILIGATIGYTITSAISMAAIKRSNCFHKHSHHTGCHTLNNSYLIIFALIEIVLSQIPNFHKLSIISIVATIMSFTYATIGIALSIAKIAEGGHPRTSLTGIPVGKDMPSVEKMWSTFSAIGDIAFAYSFCPVLLEIQDTLKSSPPENKVMKRASTVGVSASTLFYLICGTLGYAAFGNDAPGNYLTGFGFYEPFWVIDFGNLCIVIHLLGAYQVYVQPFFAFVESWSKEKWPRNKFIVREYSVGKFKINIFRLTWRSAYVVLATLVAMIFPFFNSFLGLIGATTFWPLTVYFPIEMYISQAKIPKNSFTWIWMKVLSLACLIVSLVAAAGSIRGLIVSVETFKLFHSVS is encoded by the exons ATGCAGAAAGAAATAAGCTTTTCCATGGAAAAAGGAGATGCCCATGAACAGTATGATGACGACGGAAGAGTCAGAAGAACAG GGACGTTAATGAGTGCAAGTGCACATATAATAACGGCAGTTATAGGGTCAGGAGTGTTGTCACTTGCATGGTGTTTTGGTCAATTAGGTTGGATCGCTGGGACTgcttctcttatgatttttgcgGTCATCACTTGGTTCACCTGCCTCTTGCTTTCAGACTGTTACCGGTCTCCTGATCCTGTTAATGGTACCAGAAACTACAATTACATGCAAGCTGTCAAAGCTAATCTTG GGGGACTTCAATACAAATTTTGTGGAGTAGCCCAGTACGGGATCCTTATCGGAGCAACCATTGGATATACTATCACCTCCGCCATTTCAATGGC GGCAATTAAACGGTCAAATTGTTTCCATAAACACAGTCACCATACTGGATGTCACACGTTGAACAATTCGTATTTGATAATCTTTGCATTAATTGAAATTGTTTTAAGCCAAATACCAAACTTCCATAAGTTGTCGATCATTTCCATTGTTGCAACAATCATGTCTTTTACCTATGCCACCATTGGCATTGCTCTCTCCATTGCTAAAATTGCAG AAGGTGGACACCCGAGAACAAGTTTAACAGGAATACCAGTTGGAAAGGACATGCCAAGTGTAGAGAAAATGTGGAGCACTTTTTCAGCCATTGGAGATATTGCTTTTGCCTATTCTTTTTGTCCAGTCCTTCTTGAGATACAG GACACATTGAAGTCAAGTCCTCCAGAAAACAAAGTTATGAAAAGGGCATCTACTGTGGGAGTCTCGGCATCGACCTTATTCTACCTGATATGTGGGACACTTGGATATGCAGCTTTCGGTAATGATGCACCTGGGAATTACTTGACAGGGTTTGGATTTTACGAACCTTTTTGGGTTATCGACTTTGGTAACTTATGCATTGTGATTCATCTTCTTGGAGCCTATCAG GTGTATGTCCAACCATTTTTTGCGTTCGTGGAGAGTTGGAGCaaggaaaaatggcctagaaacAAATTCATAGTTCGAGAATACTCGGTAGGTAAATTCAAGATTAACATCTTCAGGTTGACTTGGAGGTCAGCATACGTGGTGTTAGCAACATTGGTGGCCATGATCTTTCCGTTTTTTAATAGTTTTCTTGGCCTTATTGGTGCCACTACCTTCTGGCCATTAACGGTGTATTTCCCAATAGAGATGTACATTTCACAAGCAAAGATTCCAAAGAATTCATTCACATGGATTTGGATGAAGGTATTGAGTCTGGCATGTTTGATTGTATCGCTTGTTGCTGCGGCTGGATCTATCCGAGGCCTCATTGTATCAGTTGAGACCTTCAAGCTTTTCCATTCGGTGTCCTAG